One Triplophysa rosa unplaced genomic scaffold, Trosa_1v2 scaffold169_ERROPOS924550+, whole genome shotgun sequence genomic region harbors:
- the ppp3r1a gene encoding calcineurin subunit B type 1, translating into MGNEASYPLEMCSHFDADEIKRLGKRFKKLDLDNSGSLSVEEFMSLPELQQNPLVQRVIEIFDTDGNGEVDFKEFIEGVSQFSVKGDKEQKLRFAFRIYDMDKDGYISNGELFQVLKMMVGNNLKDTQLQQIVDKTIINADKDGDGRISFEEFCAVVGGLDIHKKMVVDV; encoded by the exons gGAAATGAAGCAAGTTATCCCCTGGAAATGTGCTCGCATT TCGATGCTGATGAGATTAAAAGGCTGGGAAAGAGATTTAAGAAACTCGACCTAGATAATTCAGGATCTCTTAGTGTGGAGGAGTTCATGTCTTTGCCCGAGTTGCAGCAGAATCCGCTGGTGCAGAGAGTCATTGAAATATTCGATACAGACGGCAACGGCGAGGTGGACTTCAAAG AGTTCATAGAAGGTGTGTCACAGTTCAGTGTGAAGGGTGATAAAGAACAGAAGCTCCGCT TCGCTTTTAGAATCTATGATATGGACAAGGACGGCTATATTTCCAATGGAGAGCTCTTCCAGGTGTTGAAGATGATGGTGGGCAACAACTTGAAGGACACTCAGCTGCAGCAGATAGTGGATAAAACCATCATCAATGCAGACAAGGATGGAGATGGAAGAATATCTTTCGAGGAGTTCTGCGCT GTTGTTGGAGGTCTTGATATACACAAGAAGATGGTCGTGGACGTGTAA
- the pno1 gene encoding RNA-binding protein PNO1, translated as MESITNTAADVTVSMDSDGNPDGFEKVKSKKSQKRKRDAGEVDMDTGAVKRPSFPPISGDQLRGGADEMRKVPVPAHRYTPLKENWLKIFTPIVENLQLQVRFNLKTRNVEIKTCKETQDISALTKAADFVKAFVLGFQVEDALALIRLDELFLESFDVTDVKPLKGDHLSRAIGRIAGKGGKTKFTIENVTKTRIVLADTKIHLLGSFQNIKMARTAICNLILGSPPSKVYGNIRAVASRAAERF; from the exons ATGGAGTCGATAACAAATACAGCAGCTGATGTAACTGTAAGTATGGACAGTGACGGTAATCCAGACGGATTTGAGAAGGTGAAATCAAAAAAGAGTCAGAAACGCAAGCGGGATGCGGGAGAAGTGGACATGGACACAGGAGCAGTCAAGAGACCGAGCTTCCCACCCATATCAGGAGATCAACTGAGG GGAGGTGCGGATGAGATGCGTAAAGTGCCTGTTCCTGCTCACCGTTACACACCTCTAAAAGAAAACTGGTTGAAAATTTTCACCCCCATTGTTGAAAACCTGCAGCTTCAAGTCCGGTTTAATCTCAAAACAAGAAATGTGGAGATTAAA ACATGCAAAGAAACTCAAGACATTAGTGCTCTCACCAAAGCTGCAGATTTTGTGAAGGCCTTTGTTTTAGGATTTCAGGTGGAG GACGCACTGGCACTGATCAGATTAGATGAACTGTTTTTGGAGTCATTTGATGTCACCGATG ttAAACCTCTTAAAGGAGACCATTTATCCAGAGCCATCGGTAGGATAGCTGGGAAAGGAGGCAAGACAAAATTCACCATTGAGAATGTGACGAAAACAAGGATTGTGCTTGCAGACAC TAAGATTCATTTACTTGGATCTTTTCAGAATATCAAAATGGCACGGACAGCAATATGCAACCTCATTCTCG GGAGTCCTCCGTCAAAGGTGTATGGCAACATTCGGGCTGTGGCAAGCCGTGCTGCCGAGAGGTTCTAA
- the dnaaf10 gene encoding dynein axonemal assembly factor 10, with product MTTTLEKPQIIAHIQKSLNYTVFESKWIPCSAKFICMGNLARGTGVMQIYEIQHGELQLVKEIEKAKPIKCGTFGATSLQQRHLATGDFDGSLNVWNLEVPDCPVYSVKAHKEIVNSIDGVGGLGIGDGAPEIVTGSRDGTVKVWDPRQKDTPVANMEPVEGETKRDCWTVAFGHAFNNQDRCVCAGYDNGDIKIFDLRNMSLRWETNIKNGVCCVEFDRKDINMNKLVATSLEGRFHVFDMRTQHPTKGFASVSEKAHKSTIWQVRHLPQNRDIFMTTGGAGNLHLWKYEYPAQRSKKDADDVDMGVAGTVNLLQNVTVSTQPISSLDWSPDKQGLCVCSSFDQSVRVLIVTKLNRV from the exons atgacaacaacaCTGGAGAAACCGCAAATCATAGCGCACATCCAGAAAAGTTTGAACTACACTGTGTTTGAGAGTAAATGGATTCCCTGCAGCGCAAAGTTTATTTGTATGGGAAACTTGGCCAGAGGAACAGGAGTAATGCAGATCTATGAAATACAACACGGGGAACTGCAGCTTGTCAAAGAG ATAGAAAAGGCCAAGCCAATCAAATGTGGAACATTTGGGGCCACATCTCTCCAGCAGAGGCATCTGGCCACGGGAGACTTTGATGGCAGTCTCAACGTTTG GAATCTTGAAGTTCCTGACTGTCCTGTATACTCAGTGAAAGCACACAAGGAGATCGTAAACAGCATTGATGGAGTGGGAGGGCTGGGCATTGGGGACGGGGCCCCAGAAATTGTTACTGGCAGTAGAGACG GTACAGTTAAGGTTTGGGACCCCAGACAAAAAGACACACCTGTGGCAAACATGGAGCCAGTGGAGGGAGAAACAAAGAGAGATTGTTGGACTGTTGCCTTTG gtCATGCTTTCAATAACCAAGACCGCTGTGTATGTGCTGGATATGACAACGGTGACATCAAAATTTTTGATCTTAGAAATATGTCTTTACGATGGGAGACGAATATAAAAAATGGA GTAtgctgtgttgagtttgacAGAAAAGACATCAACATGAACAAACTAGTGGCAACATCTTTAGAGGGAAGATTTCATGTGTTTGACATGAGGACTCAGCACCCCACCAAAGGTTTTGCTTCAGTGTCTGAAAAG GCTCATAAGTCTACAATATGGCAGGTGAGACATTTACCTCAGAATCGTGACATCTTCATGACAACTGGTGGAGCGGGTAATCTACATTTATGGAAATA TGAGTATCCAGCTCAAAGAAGTAAAAAGGATGCGGATGATGTAGATATGGGCGTCGCTGGGACTGTGAATCTCCTGCAGAATGTCACAGTGTCTACACAACCCATTTCTAGTCTTGACTGGAGTCCCGACAAACAGGgtctttgtgtttgttcttcATTTGACCAGTCTGTGCGAGTCCTTATTGTGACCAAGCTCAACAGAGTCTGA